One window from the genome of Magnolia sinica isolate HGM2019 chromosome 4, MsV1, whole genome shotgun sequence encodes:
- the LOC131243164 gene encoding large ribosomal subunit protein uL4-like, with protein MAATSSSAVAAVRPLVTVQTLEGDMATDGPNSSVPLPAVMTATIRPDVVSFVHSNISKNHRQPYAVSKRAGHQTSAESWGTGRAVSRIPRVPGGGTHRAGQGAFGNMCRGGRMFAPTKTWRRWHRKINVNQKRFAVVSALAASAVPSLVLARGHRIESAPEIPLVVGDSVEGVEKTSAAIKILKQVGAFPDTEKAKDSHSIRAGKGKMRNRRYVSRRGPLIVYGTEGSKLVKAFRNIPGVDVAHVDRLNLLKLAPGGHLGRFIVWTRSAFEKLDLVYGSFEKMSDKKKGYILPRSKMVNADLSRIINSDEVQSVVRPIKKDVKRPPLKKNPLTNLNVLLKLNPYAKTARRMALLAEAQRVKAKKEKLDKKRKQLPKAEAAAIKSAGKAWYQTMISDSDYTEFENFSKWLGVSQ; from the coding sequence atggcggcAACTTCTTCATCGGCAGTGGCAGCTGTAAGGCCTCTGGTGACTGTCCAGACCCTAGAAGGGGACATGGCAACGGACGGCCCCAATTCCTCCGTCCCTCTCCCGGCCGTTATGACGGCTACCATTCGCCCCGACGTCGTCAGCTTCGTCCACTCCAATATTTCCAAGAACCACCGTCAGCCCTACGCCGTCAGCAAGCGAGCCGGTCACCAGACCTCCGCCGAGTCCTGGGGCACCGGTCGTGCCGTCTCACGTATCCCCCGTGTCCCtggcggtgggacccaccgagcTGGCCAGGGAGCCTTCGGCAACATGTGCCGTGGCGGCCGGATGTTCGCCCCCACCAAGACATGGCGCCGCTGGCACCGCAAGATCAACGTCAACCAGAAGCGGTTCGCTGTCGTCTCCGCCCTGGCTGCATCTGCCGTCCCGTCTCTTGTTCTCGCCCGCGGCCACCGCATTGAATCCGCCCCTGAGATCCCACTTGTTGTTGGCGACTCGGTTGAGGGCGTTGAGAAGACCTCTGCCGCCATCAAGATCCTCAAGCAGGTCGGTGCTTTCCCTGACACCGAAAAGGCCAAGGACAGCCACTCCATCCGTGCTGGCAAGGGCAAGATGAGGAACCGTCGCTACGTCTCTCGCAGGGGTCCCCTCATCGTCTATGGAACTGAGGGATCCAAGCTTGTCAAGGCCTTCCGCAACATCCCGGGCGTTGACGTTGCCCACGTCGATCGCCTCAATCTCCTCAAGCTTGCTCCCGGTGGTCACCTTGGCCGATTCATCGTATGGACCAGATCCGCCTTTGAGAAGCTGGATTTGGTCTATGGGTCGTTCGAGAAGATGTCTGATAAGAAGAAGGGCTACATTCTACCGCGGTCCAAGATGGTGAATGCTGATCTTTCGAGGATTATCAATTCGGATGAGGTCCAGTCAGTGGTGCGGCCAATCAAGAAGGATGTCAAGAGGCCCCCACTCAAGAAGAACCCTCTGACGAACTTGAATGTGCTCCTGAAGCTCAACCCATATGCGAAAACTGCGCGGAGGATGGCCCTTCTGGCCGAGGCCCAGCGCGTGAAGGCCAAGAAGGAGAAGCTCGATAAGAAGAGGAAGCAACTGCCCAAG